One window of Syngnathus acus chromosome 16, fSynAcu1.2, whole genome shotgun sequence genomic DNA carries:
- the cep76 gene encoding centrosomal protein of 76 kDa isoform X1 yields the protein MERHGRHQAYAKTLSRLFVAVDRTMDIHGKIREVLSETLRDHQGRTHQVLSEADFLHALQRRGIIDDVMKELQVPQIASMHMEAGSPPKSSSQLTNEERFRPTKTNIDPSTRYLYLQVLGGKAFLEHLQEPEPLPGQVCSTFKLFLHFRNQRFHSKPVPCACDPDLHEGFLFQIHIDGTGEGSKMADATAMLSICDPIHLVLIKTDTSSETALVSSYFLDWRTVLSSPNGKTCLAMELMGVGSESKLTAGVLTVSLELYPPLTERLSADIISTQQSLEKQRTAEKERIFLVYAKQWWREFLEIRSSNQSKMVKIFAQDENGINRPVCSYVHILRAGRLLDSPRRAARFVSLLAHEKAPVVGGGEKHEQWCTLLAFLCQGKGDCEDHSTLLCSLLLGFGLDAYVCVGTKAKGIPHTWVMTRGTDGSITFWESLTAHRYLHQAIDPDAPPLAPQPKPSYSYRTVGCVFNHQSFLANCQPSDAVELCVFDLQNQSRWKAMSEEALKSVCDCGSLNSLPPLPPLTSSSLDAAAVSNQLELEMRYLISEHRKDLNLTTVWDDHLSYLLSSALSAYEMERCTGVSCGNEEFQDAVRRAVPDGHTFKGFPIHFLHRNARRAFSTCLKSRFCEEIVCCRGDHVRLALRVRVFIYPENVCAVWFMFACKYRSVL from the exons ATGGAAAGACATGGGCGTCATCAGGCATATGCAAAGACACTTTCCCGCTTGTTTGTCGCGGTCGACAGAACA ATGGATATTCATGGGAAGATCCGAGAGGTGTTGTCTGAGACTTTGAGGGATCACCAAGGTAGAACGCACCAAGTGTTATCTGAAGCAGACTTTCTCCATGCACTACAGCGCAGAGGCATCATTGATGACGTGATGAAGGAGCTACAAGTTCCACAG ATAGCATCTATGCATATGGAAGCAGGATCTCCTCCAAAATCCAGTTCTCAGTTGACGAACGAAGAAAGGTTTCGCCCGACAAAAA CCAATATTGACCCATCTACACGTTACCTGTATTTGCAAGTGCTTGGTGGCAAGGCCTTCTTGGAGCACTTACAGGAGCCAGAGCCTTTACCTGGTCAGGTGTGCTCCACATTCAAGTTATTCCTGCACTTCCGAAATCAGAGGTTTCACTCGAAGCCAGTGCCCTGTGCCTGTGATCCTGACCTGCACGAAGGCTTCCTCTTCCAAATCCACATCGATGGCACAG GCGAAGGAAGTAAGATGGCGGATGCGACTGCTATGCTGTCCATTTGTGATCCGATTCACTTGGTGCTGATCAAAACTGACACTTCCAGTGAGACGGCTCTGGTCTCATCCTACTTCCTGGACTGGAGGACAGTCCTCAGTTCACCGAATGGGAAGACATGCTTGGCTATGGAACTGATGGGAGTGG GAAGTGAAAGCAAGTTAACGGCTGGTGTTTTGACGGTCAGTCTGGAGCTCTATCCTCCTCTCACAGAAAGACTGAGTGCTGACATCATCAGCACACAG CAATCTCTGGAAAAGCAGAGGACAGCAGAAAAGGAGAGGATCTTCCTGGTTTATGCCAAACAGTGGTGGAGGGAGTTTCTTGAAATCCGCTCATCGAACCAGTCCAAAATGGTCAAAATTTTTGCCCAG GATGAAAATGGAATCAACAGGCCGGTGTGCTCCTATGTGCATATCCTCCGGGCCGGCCGACTGCTAGACAGTCCTCGACGGGCGGCCCGCTTTGTTAGCCTCCTGGCGCATGAGAAGGCCCCAGTggtaggaggaggagagaagcaTGAGCAGTGGTGCACATTATTGGCTTTCCTGTGCCAAGGAAAG GGGGACTGTGAGGATCACTCAACCTTGTTGTGCAGCCTCTTGCTGGGCTTTGGCCTTGAtgcctatgtgtgtgtgggcaccAAAGCTAAGGGGATACCTCACACCTGGGTCATGACCCGAGGTACTGATGGAAGTATAACTTTCTGGGAGAGCTTGACTGCACACAG GTACCTTCATCAAGCCATTGATCCCGATGCCCCACCTTTGGCCCCTCAGCCTAAACCCTCATACTCCTACCGCACTGTGGGCTGCGTCTTCAACCACCAGAGCTTCCTGGCTAATTGTCAACCCTCTGATGCTGTGGAGCTGTGTGTCTTTGACCTCCAG aaTCAATCTCGGTGGAAAGCAATGAGTGAAGAGGCTCTGAAGTCAGTGTGTGACTGTGGCTCCCTCAACTCTCTGCCTCCGCTTCCTCCACTCACCTCATCATCtcttgatgctgctgctgttagCAATCAGCTGGAGCTGGAGATGAGGTACTTGATCTCCGAGCACAGGAAG GACTTGAATCTGACAACAGTCTGGGATGACCACCTGTCCTACCTGCTGTCGTCGGCCTTGTCAGCCTATGAGATGGAACGCTGCACTGGGGTCTCGTGTGGAAATGAGGAATTTCAGGATGCTGTAAGGAGGGCTGTTCCAGACGGGCACACTTTTAAAGGCTTCCCCATTCACTTCCTGCACCGCAATGCCCGTAGAGCTTTTTCCACATGCCTCAA GTCCCGCTTCTGCGAGGAGATAGTGTGTTGTCGTGGTGACCACGTGAGGCTGGCCCTTCGTGTTcgggtatttatttatccagaGAATGTATGTGCCGTGTGGTTTATGTTTGCTTGTAAGTATCGCTCTGTGCTCTGA
- the cep76 gene encoding centrosomal protein of 76 kDa isoform X2, with the protein MALPPEKASELKRIIHNHLIKMDIHGKIREVLSETLRDHQGRTHQVLSEADFLHALQRRGIIDDVMKELQVPQIASMHMEAGSPPKSSSQLTNEERFRPTKTNIDPSTRYLYLQVLGGKAFLEHLQEPEPLPGQVCSTFKLFLHFRNQRFHSKPVPCACDPDLHEGFLFQIHIDGTGEGSKMADATAMLSICDPIHLVLIKTDTSSETALVSSYFLDWRTVLSSPNGKTCLAMELMGVGSESKLTAGVLTVSLELYPPLTERLSADIISTQQSLEKQRTAEKERIFLVYAKQWWREFLEIRSSNQSKMVKIFAQDENGINRPVCSYVHILRAGRLLDSPRRAARFVSLLAHEKAPVVGGGEKHEQWCTLLAFLCQGKGDCEDHSTLLCSLLLGFGLDAYVCVGTKAKGIPHTWVMTRGTDGSITFWESLTAHRYLHQAIDPDAPPLAPQPKPSYSYRTVGCVFNHQSFLANCQPSDAVELCVFDLQNQSRWKAMSEEALKSVCDCGSLNSLPPLPPLTSSSLDAAAVSNQLELEMRYLISEHRKDLNLTTVWDDHLSYLLSSALSAYEMERCTGVSCGNEEFQDAVRRAVPDGHTFKGFPIHFLHRNARRAFSTCLKSRFCEEIVCCRGDHVRLALRVRVFIYPENVCAVWFMFACKYRSVL; encoded by the exons ATGGCTCTTCCTCCGGAGAAGGCCTCTGAGCTGAAGCGAATCATTCACAACCATCTGATTAAG ATGGATATTCATGGGAAGATCCGAGAGGTGTTGTCTGAGACTTTGAGGGATCACCAAGGTAGAACGCACCAAGTGTTATCTGAAGCAGACTTTCTCCATGCACTACAGCGCAGAGGCATCATTGATGACGTGATGAAGGAGCTACAAGTTCCACAG ATAGCATCTATGCATATGGAAGCAGGATCTCCTCCAAAATCCAGTTCTCAGTTGACGAACGAAGAAAGGTTTCGCCCGACAAAAA CCAATATTGACCCATCTACACGTTACCTGTATTTGCAAGTGCTTGGTGGCAAGGCCTTCTTGGAGCACTTACAGGAGCCAGAGCCTTTACCTGGTCAGGTGTGCTCCACATTCAAGTTATTCCTGCACTTCCGAAATCAGAGGTTTCACTCGAAGCCAGTGCCCTGTGCCTGTGATCCTGACCTGCACGAAGGCTTCCTCTTCCAAATCCACATCGATGGCACAG GCGAAGGAAGTAAGATGGCGGATGCGACTGCTATGCTGTCCATTTGTGATCCGATTCACTTGGTGCTGATCAAAACTGACACTTCCAGTGAGACGGCTCTGGTCTCATCCTACTTCCTGGACTGGAGGACAGTCCTCAGTTCACCGAATGGGAAGACATGCTTGGCTATGGAACTGATGGGAGTGG GAAGTGAAAGCAAGTTAACGGCTGGTGTTTTGACGGTCAGTCTGGAGCTCTATCCTCCTCTCACAGAAAGACTGAGTGCTGACATCATCAGCACACAG CAATCTCTGGAAAAGCAGAGGACAGCAGAAAAGGAGAGGATCTTCCTGGTTTATGCCAAACAGTGGTGGAGGGAGTTTCTTGAAATCCGCTCATCGAACCAGTCCAAAATGGTCAAAATTTTTGCCCAG GATGAAAATGGAATCAACAGGCCGGTGTGCTCCTATGTGCATATCCTCCGGGCCGGCCGACTGCTAGACAGTCCTCGACGGGCGGCCCGCTTTGTTAGCCTCCTGGCGCATGAGAAGGCCCCAGTggtaggaggaggagagaagcaTGAGCAGTGGTGCACATTATTGGCTTTCCTGTGCCAAGGAAAG GGGGACTGTGAGGATCACTCAACCTTGTTGTGCAGCCTCTTGCTGGGCTTTGGCCTTGAtgcctatgtgtgtgtgggcaccAAAGCTAAGGGGATACCTCACACCTGGGTCATGACCCGAGGTACTGATGGAAGTATAACTTTCTGGGAGAGCTTGACTGCACACAG GTACCTTCATCAAGCCATTGATCCCGATGCCCCACCTTTGGCCCCTCAGCCTAAACCCTCATACTCCTACCGCACTGTGGGCTGCGTCTTCAACCACCAGAGCTTCCTGGCTAATTGTCAACCCTCTGATGCTGTGGAGCTGTGTGTCTTTGACCTCCAG aaTCAATCTCGGTGGAAAGCAATGAGTGAAGAGGCTCTGAAGTCAGTGTGTGACTGTGGCTCCCTCAACTCTCTGCCTCCGCTTCCTCCACTCACCTCATCATCtcttgatgctgctgctgttagCAATCAGCTGGAGCTGGAGATGAGGTACTTGATCTCCGAGCACAGGAAG GACTTGAATCTGACAACAGTCTGGGATGACCACCTGTCCTACCTGCTGTCGTCGGCCTTGTCAGCCTATGAGATGGAACGCTGCACTGGGGTCTCGTGTGGAAATGAGGAATTTCAGGATGCTGTAAGGAGGGCTGTTCCAGACGGGCACACTTTTAAAGGCTTCCCCATTCACTTCCTGCACCGCAATGCCCGTAGAGCTTTTTCCACATGCCTCAA GTCCCGCTTCTGCGAGGAGATAGTGTGTTGTCGTGGTGACCACGTGAGGCTGGCCCTTCGTGTTcgggtatttatttatccagaGAATGTATGTGCCGTGTGGTTTATGTTTGCTTGTAAGTATCGCTCTGTGCTCTGA
- the dync2i2 gene encoding WD repeat-containing protein 34, whose translation MFTDEDQVSVNIQSSWRKSQQSSQESRGCQTRTIHSAESGVQTRSSVVGSTQTELQDHVTTQFLQDPDTVLHLPGLKEFLDQVEGQVIRELVKNSKSHAFDGFQVNWEEHNQMVFCLHQLQHPKALERGLHITSVSWSCTGAVIACAYGRLAEGDWSNDKSYICMWNIDHGGLNPKQADLIIDVPTAVTSLCCHPKHPALMAGGLYTGEVIVWDTSQSTDPVLVQTGMSADSHREPVCQVTWVPLRNKGEFGVLSACSGGRILLWTVNTEQGKCVLKSAFALVQQQIISSSSFKGQGTGTVGVTSLDLSPWDPDTFLVGSEGGLLLRCSLSSQTPAAVPSECFSVPLRTPTVFSFRPASGPVHSIHCSPFHRNLFLSAGTDGLAHLHSLLQTSPLRSLRVSDTYVFKVQWSPTRPLLFAAATGQGEVQIFDLSRRSLRPAATIESGGVGHAATCLAFNCQNPGLLAVGKTDGTVGVWKLSTDLTEQMPTENHLLEQIANQVAE comes from the exons ATGTTTACGGACGAAGACCAAGTGTCAGTAAATATCCAGTCATCCTGGAGAAAATCTCAGCAGTCGTCGCAGGAGTCG AGAGGCTGTCAGACCAGAACCATTCACAGTGCTGAATCAGGAGTACAGACTCGTTCCAGTGTTGTTGGAAGTACTCAAACAGAGCTCCAGGATCATGTAACGACACAGTTCCTCCAGGACCCCGACACTGTGCTCCATTTGCCGGGCTTGAAGGAGTTCCTAGATCAAGTTGAAGGCCAAGTCATCCGAGAGTTGGTCAAAAATTCCAAAAGTCATGCTTTTGATGGCTTTCAGGTGAACTGGGAAGAACACAATCAGATG gttttttgCCTTCATCAACTTCAACATCCCAAGGCCTTAGAGCGAGGTCTTCATATAACGAGTGTGTCCTGGAGTTGTACCGGTGCAGTAATAGCCTGTGCTTATGGCCG GTTGGCAGAAGGTGATTGGAGCAATGACAAGTCATATATTTGCATGTGGAACATTGATCATGGAGGTCTGAACCCCAAACAAGCTGATCTGATCATAGATGTTCCAACTGCAGTGACATCTCTGTGTTGTCACCCCAAGCACCCCGCTCTCATGGCAG GTGGTTTGTATACTGGGGAAGTGATAGTCTGGGACACCAGTCAGTCTACAGATCCAGTACTGGTGCAAACTGGCATGTCTGCAGATAGCCACAGAGAGCCTGTTTGTCAG GTTACCTGGGTGCCCCTTCGTAATAAAGGAGAGTTTGGTGTTCTGAGTGCATGCTCTGGAGGGAGGATTCTTCTGTGGACAGTGAACACGGAGCAAGGAAAATGTGTCCTGAAATCGGCCTTTGCGCTTGTGCAACAGCAAATAATTTCCAGCAGCAGCTTCAAG ggtCAAGGCACTGGCACTGTGGGTGTCACCTCCTTGGATCTGTCTCCATGGGACCCAGACACGTTCTTAGTAGGCTCCGAGGGTGGCCTTCTGCTTAGATGCTCCCTCTCCTCCCAGACACCAGCAGCAGTCCCATCTGAATGTTTCAGTGTGCCACTAAGAACTCCAACAGTCTTCTCCTTTAGGCCTGCTAGCGGCCCTGTCCACTCCATACACTGTTCACCTTTTCATAG gAACCTGTTTTTGAGTGCAGGAACTGATGGTCTGGCTCACCTCCATTCTCTGCTGCAGACCAGCCCACTGCGCTCACTTCGAGTGTCCGACACTTATGTTTTTAAAGTGCAATGGTCTCCAACCAGGCCGCTGCTTTTTGCTGCAGCCACCGGACAAG GTGAGGTGCAAATATTTGATCTGAGTCGCCGCTCCCTGAGACCAGCAGCCACGATCGAATCAGGAGGCGTTGGTCATGCTGCAACCTGTTTGGCCTTCAACTGTCAAAATCCTGGCCTCCTTGCAGTGGGAAAAACAGATGGGACAGTTGGTGTCTGGAAACTCAGCACTGATTTGACAGAGCAGATGCCCACGGAGAACCATCTTCTGGAGCAGATAGCTAATCAAGTAGCCGAATGA
- the ptpn2a gene encoding tyrosine-protein phosphatase non-receptor type 2a: MEQEFEDINFSGGWQNIYNEIRNQASEYPYNVAKLPLNRNLNRYRDVSPYDHSRVKLASSENDYINASLVAVDEARRAYILSQGPLRNTCGHFWLMIWEQCSKAVIMLNRIIEKGSEKCAQYWPTTEELQMSFTDTGFVVRLISEEDHSYFTIRVLKLQNTKTEEWRSIYHFHYTAWPDFGVPESPASFLNFLFKVRESGSLGTEHGPSVVHCSAGIGRSGTFALVDTCLVLMDRRNNPSSVDIQKVLLDMREYRMGLIQTADQLRFSYMAVIEGAKLLGTNGSAQVQSELISRGDLETDMAPPNPPPRPHLNNSRPCLESQLPSKDSMPLLVEKPQYQGDGEADIAGLVKRRHREERIASTTQKVQQMKQRLSDSERKKEKWQYWRPILLNVGAGAALAFGLLVCWMYSQ; encoded by the exons ATGGAGCAAGAATTTGAAGACATTAATTTTTCCGGGGGATGGCAAAACATTTACAAC GAAATCCGTAACCAAGCCAGCGAATATCCCTACAATGTGGCAAAACTTCCTCTGAATCGCAATTTGAATCGCTACAGGGATGTTAGTCCAT ACGATCACAGCCGGGTAAAACTTGCAAGCTCTGAAAATGACTACATCAATGCAAGTTTAGTCGCCGTGGACGAAGCCCGTCGAGCTTATATTCTTTCTCAG GGGCCTTTAAGAAACACTTGTGGTCACTTCTGGCTGATGATTTGGGAGCAGTGTTCCAAAGCTGTTATCATGCTGAACAGAATCATCGAAAAGGGATCT gAAAAGTGTGCACAATACTGGCCGACTACAGAGGAACTCCAAATGTCTTTCACTGACACGGGTTTTGTTGTCAGGCTGATTTCAGAGGAGGACCATTCCTATTTCACAATCCGAGTgctaaaattacaaaacacAAAG ACAGAGGAGTGGAGATCCATTTATCACTTTCACTACACCGCATGGCCGGATTTTGGTGTTCCAGAATCGCCTGCCTCCTTCCTCAACTTCCTTTTCAAAGTTCGGGAGTCTGGTTCACTGGGAACGGAGCACGGGCCCTCAGTTGTGCACTGCAGTGCTGGGATTGGGCGATCCGGGACCTTTGCCTTGGTGGACACCTGCCTGGTCTTG ATGGATCGGAGGAATAATCCGTCCTCTGTGGACATACAGAAGGTCCTTCTGGACATGAGGGAATACCGCATGGGCCTGATCCAGACTGCTGACCAACTGCGCTTTTCCTACATGGCCGTCATCGAGGGAGCCAAACTCCTTGGGACCAACGGTTCAGCACAG GTCCAATCGGAACTGATTTCCAGAGGTGACCTGGAGACAGACATGGCTCCACCTAACCCTCCACCTCGACCTCACTTAAACAACAGCAGACCTTGTCTGGAGTCCCAGCTCCCCTCAAAAGACAGCATGCCCCTGCTTGTGGAGAAGCCTCAGTACCAAGGCGACGGCGAGGCAGACATCGCTGGAct TGTGAAGAGGCGACACCGTGAAGAGAGGATTGCCAGCACCACACAGAAGGTCCAGCAAATGAAACAGAGACTGAGCGActcggagagaaaaaaagaaaagtggcaGTATTGGAGACCCATTCTGCTTAATGTCGGCGCTGGTGCCGCGTTGGCTTTTGGTCTGCTGGTGTGCTGGATGTACTCCCAGTGA
- the seh1l gene encoding nucleoporin SEH1, protein MFVARSIAADHKDLIHDVSYDFHGRRMATCSSDQSVKVWDKSENGEWHCTASWKTHSGSVWRVTWAHPEFGQVLASCSFDRTAAVWEEIVGESNDKQRVQSHWIKRTTLVDSRTSVTDVKFAPKHMGLMLTTCSADGVVRIYEAPDVMNLSQWSLQHEISCKLSCSCISWNPSSSRAHPPMFAVGSDDSNVTYGGKVQIYEYNENTRKYAKAESLMTITDAVHDIAFAPNLGRSFHVLAIATKDVRIFKLVPLRKESTSTGSTKFEVQIVAQFDNHNSQVWRVSWNITSTLLASSGDDGCVRLWKANYMDNWKCTGILKGDGSPLTGSSGQPTAMRTVVGSSAQTAQNALNGISAGRYFFPPLDPPIAGTRHGHLLPPPSLIEHCESEHNQPQQQSVSRRLSSRSLVSLPESDGQ, encoded by the exons atgtttgttgCACGCAGCATTGCAGCAGATCATAAAGATCTAATTCATGATGTATCGTATGATTTTCATGGCCGGAGAATGGCGACTTGTTCCAGTGACCAAAGTGTAAAA GTTTGGGATAAAAGTGAGAATGGAGAGTGGCACTGCACTGCCAGCTGGAAG ACTCATAGTGGATCAGTGTGGAGAGTGACCTGGGCTCATCCAGAATTTGGACAAGTTCTCGCTTCATGCTCCTTTGACAGGACAGCTGCTGTTTGGGAGGAGATTGTAGGAGAGTCAAATGACAAACAGAGAGTGCAGAGCCACTGG ATAAAAAGAACCACACTTGTGGACAGTCGAACATCAGTGACTGATGTGAAATTTGCTCCCAAACACATGGGCCTTATGCTGACCACATGTTCTGCGGATGGAGTGGTGAGGATCTATGAAGCTCCAGATGTCATGAACCTCAGTCAGTGGTCCCTGCAGCATGAAATCTCTTGCAAGCTCAGCTGCAGCTGCATTTCTTGGAACCCCTCCAG CTCTAGGGCTCACCCGCCAATGTTTGCCGTGGGAAGCGACGACAGCAACGTGACATATGGTGGCAAAGTTCAGATCTATGAATACAATGAAAACACAAG GAAATATGCCAAAGCAGAGTCTCTGATGACCATCACGGATGCAGTCCATGACATTGCATTTGCTCCAAATCTGGGACGATCTTTCCACGTCCTCGCTATTGCAACAAAAGATGTCCGGATCTTTAAGCTTGTCCCTCTAAG GAAGGAAAGCACCTCTACAGGATCCACCAAGTTTGAGGTGCAGATTGTCGCCCAGTTTGACAACCACAACTCGCAAGTGTGGCGTGTGAGCTGGAACATCACCAGCACCTTGCTGGCCTCCTCTGGAGATGATGGCTGTGTGCGTCTATGGAAAG CCAACTACATGGACAACTGGAAGTGCACGGGCATCTTGAAGGGAGACGGCAGCCCACTGACTGGTTCATCTGGTCAGCCCACAGCCATGAGAACCGTGGTGGGCTCCTCTGCTCAGACCGCCCAGAATGCCCTAAATGGAATTTCCGCAGGAAG GTATTTCTTTCCCCCTCTGGATCCTCCCATAGCCGGAACCAGACATGGTCACCTGCTGCCTCCCCCCTCACTCATAGAACACTGTGAATCTGAGCACAATCAGCCTCAGCAACAGTCTGTTTCACGCAGACTTTCCTCAAGATCACTGGTGTCCTTACCGGAGTCTGACGGACAATAA